CAATCTCTATGTTAAAGGGGAAATAATTGGAAAATTAAAAAGCAAGGACTGTACCACCATCTTTTATAATGTTACTTCAAATTACAGTGGTCAGTTTTTCTTCAGGATTGAGGGTAATGGTGGACTGAAAATTACCTTTtcaaaaaaatctgctttaataaatgttatcGGTGAGTGACAAATCTGAAAATTATTGTTAATATAAAATTGTAAACTAGTACagtacaaaatgtgtttttgcaaATTTAGGCAAACAATGCAGAATACTTACATGGGGAAATAACAAGCTGGGATTAGCTttcgtttttattttactttccttattcatatttaaaatgcatCTCTGTACTTTTCAGACTCTCCCCCCAATCCCACAGTGCAGATGTTTAAGGATCAGATGGAGGTTGAGGTTCATGAGGAGGTGTTAGAGGGGAGCTCTATGTGTCTGGGCTGCTCTGCTAAGACTCTCTGCTCTTCTTCTCCACCAACTCTCACATGGAGCTCCACTGACAGACTCCACCTCAATGAGAGCAGCAGACTACAGCTGGATCAACAGAAACAAACTGAGATCATCTCTGATCTGAACTTCACTGCTACTCACCTTCAACATGGAGTCACTTTCATCTGCACTATAACCTACCAGATACAGCAGAGGAACACAACAGCACAGAACAACATCACATTACGTGTTCAGTGTAAGAGTAAAAACTTGTTGAACACATCATTGTAAATTACAGTGATGCTCTAAATTTGTTTTTCCTTCAGATCCTCCTAAAAACACATTAGTGTCTGTGTTTCCATCTAACTCTGTACTGGAGGGCAGTTCAGTGACTTTGATCTGCAGCAGTGATGGAAATCCAGCAGTGTTCAACTACACCTGGTACAGAGAGAATGGAGGACAGCTGGAGGAGCTGCAGACTGGATATAATCTCACCTTCAATGTGACTGATCGTACACACACAGGACGCTACTACTGTCAAACCAAAAACCAACATGGTACccaaaacacatcagtgttgCTGGACATTCAGTGTAAgtattaaagtcgccatgaaaataaaatgaaatgaaatttgtTTTGAATTATTGtggtatttatttttttacaaaataattatCTTATTGtggtatttatttttttacaaaataattatcggcgagcttcattatttaaaaaaaattaatgtgccctcataattaAAAAgcttagcaattagcaacacgacccaaattcaaacgatccaatcagaacTCAATACACGACTTCAAACCCAGCCCGGCCTAATTTCATTTCAGAAGGCATTTTTACTCAGATATACGTGACCATATAGAAAATAAGGCAATAGCTACCTCAGTTTCATGCCGACTTTAACTGTCTATTTTACCAGCTAGAGCACAAAAATACAAAAGCATAAAGCAGCATATTATTGATCTTTCTTCTTTACTTTCAGATGCAGCCAAAATCTCTCTCTTCAGCTGTAACAGAACTGATAtaactgtgtgtttgtgtgaggcTCATGGGAATCCCTCTCCTAAAGTGGAGTGGCATCTATCAGGACGTCCTGTCAGTAACTCTACAAACACATTCATCAGTGAGGAGCGATTGAGCAGCACAGACTTGAGGAGCTTCATTACTCTCCATCAGTCacttacacacacagacactctGCAGTGTGTCATCAACAACACTCACAGCACTGCCAGTAAACAGATTCAACTGGTTGCCAGTCCTCAGGAGATGACACGTAAGGAATCTCAGAATCACACAAAACGTGTTTTTATTTGCTCACAAATTTTAAAGATGCATACAGTGTACagaatatttgtttatttttttaacaaaaatgtaaaatagttTGGAAATATTGTTAACTTTCCCATCTAGTCCCGTTAACATTAAACAAACCCAATATTTGAAAACTATAACAGATTAAACATTATACATCTTCTGGTTTCAATAAAGTAGAATACCACAGTACTAGTTTTTGTTACATGTTCTTTAAAGGCAAAACATGcatgatttttgcattaaagcaGCTATCACAAGCAAAGAAATAGAATAATAATTGGGTGGGTTCCCTACAGAATGCGAGGAAAATATACAAAgacaagacgttcaaatgtcacgaacacatgtacagtatttgggttaatcatttgtaaatataatgtcatatataaaagacatatttatatttaactgttgtgaaatattaaactgttcctgtcaaaatgatttgcagcatccaggttagcgtgtgttattagtttcagGCGGTTTTTATCTCGCAATAACCTACTATGAAATGTtacaactgaccaatcagaatcaagcattttagagcaggggtctccaacctttttttgagaaaaatggTAACCACTacagataaaacaatctggagggctacttctacacagaaaatacataattttacaAATTTCGTTCATATGTGTTTTACATCTAACAATATTGCACAATGAACTATCACATAACTTGTTCATGTCTTGAACAAAACATAACTGAGAAAATACATGGGACATATGCTCATGTTTTATACAAACTGGAGATATATACTTAGTTGTTGTCATAAAATATTAGTTCAAAAAGTATTGTTGCACTATattgatgtttttaaaaaagtaaacatgCTTACAACATTAGAAACTAGCGATTAGCCAACAGGCTAATATCCTGAACAGATGTTATGTACACAATGCGCTATACTCATCTCAAATTAGGTCATATGtacctttttattttaacaatctatgATTTCTTATGTTCTTTGTCCTGTGGAACATTGTCAAATTATGTATTTTCTGGCTGAATGACCAGCATCCCGGTACAAAACAATAAGTacgtttgacttttttataaAACTCACTAAAGGGGTATGAAAAGTCGCCTAATTTAGCAACAAATCACAAAGCTGGCAACACTGCAACAGGCACAAGCCAACACAGCCGTCTGCACAGCCACCACAGCCGTCTGTGCAGCCACCACAGCCGTGTCAACCCCATGAGTTTGCTCCACAGTCggccgcagcgccccctgtcatggtccctgtctcgtctctgCTGCCGGCGGCAGCACCCCCTGTCTCTGTCCCCGTCTCGGCTCTGCTGCAGGCCACAGCGCCCCTGTCTCACTGGCTCCATCAGCTGCTTCCTCCCCTGCACCGTCGTCCTGTTCGTCTGCCTGTTACCCTGCCACTGTCTCCATGTCGTCCCTGAACTCTCTTCCCTTTCCTACCAGCCCTGGTTCGCCTCATCCTGCTTCTTTGCTTGCCCCATGGAACTCTGCCCCGGCCCAGTCTGTTTCCCTTGTCACTCCTGCTGCTGCCCTGTCTCAGTTTGTCCTCCCTGGAACTGTCTCTTGTGTGTCTACACCCAAGCCTGCCCTCAAGACCCCTAAAAAGGCCACCCGTTCTCCTCGTCCACAGCCCTCACCTAAACCCCCTGGACCTAGTACTCCTGCCCCGCCCAGTCCCAACCCATCTGGACCTCTCCTCGTGAACTTTCTTGTTTCCCCACCTCCCCTCCCAttgataatgtttttattatgtcaCCCCAACCCCTTTGTATTGTACTCTTGTTTGCctttgattttatttgttatgttttcatgggtctgtctatctgtcagtctgtcaTGTCCCGTGTCTAGTGTTCCCCTGAGGAGCGTCTGGAAGCCACTCCTTAAGGGGGGGattctgtcatgattctgccctcTTGTCCTTGTTTTAATCTAGTCTTGAGGCAgcatgacagacccatgttcTTTGTGGGAACGTGTGGTCCTAGTATTGTTTATTagaccacgtgttcccagtgtcgtgtcacttttaccccgctcccttgtcatcctcAGCTCTATTGTTTAACTCATGTCACCTGTTGCCCTCATTAGTTGTcccctatttaatgcccttgtcTTTGCAGTCCTGTGCTCGATCGCCTGTTCACACGCCCGCCGACAGGGGGGGACAAACGGGGCCCAGGGTGGGGTGGGGCCCAGAGGGGGGCCCAGAACTGGAACCTATGGAAtaattgataaaaaataaagaaaatatttgattcatttgatttgaggttcagtacgctcaaaatgtccggtcagactcagcacaagtccggtgctcagaaaagaaaagaaaagaaaagaagaaaatataGGCCTTATAGAGGAAAATAGAATTCCTAATTATCCCCGTTAGGAATCTGTGACCGCAGATATAGTCACTGCATCGCGTGTGTTTAGAAGTCTGTGCTGTTTGCTGTGAGGTTTTTATGAGAGAAAGCACaaactatttaatatttaatatgtaaaacttgaatttgaaataaaacttaccgcgGAGAAGATAATGAATTCGCTATCGTCTCTATTGCTAAGTGATgcgaaaattatttattatttcaaatccgtttacaagataaatatacattgtgttgttaaaca
The Paramisgurnus dabryanus chromosome 1, PD_genome_1.1, whole genome shotgun sequence genome window above contains:
- the LOC135749840 gene encoding sialic acid-binding Ig-like lectin 13 is translated as MDKLILLIFLLQGVWCGDWSVSLPEKIEALSGSCVTINCTFDIYNKYDNDLTDSAAGVWFKDGIDFLKNVVFNSSRTNLYVKGEIIGKLKSKDCTTIFYNVTSNYSGQFFFRIEGNGGLKITFSKKSALINVIDSPPNPTVQMFKDQMEVEVHEEVLEGSSMCLGCSAKTLCSSSPPTLTWSSTDRLHLNESSRLQLDQQKQTEIISDLNFTATHLQHGVTFICTITYQIQQRNTTAQNNITLRVQYPPKNTLVSVFPSNSVLEGSSVTLICSSDGNPAVFNYTWYRENGGQLEELQTGYNLTFNVTDRTHTGRYYCQTKNQHGTQNTSVLLDIQYAAKISLFSCNRTDITVCLCEAHGNPSPKVEWHLSGRPVSNSTNTFISEERLSSTDLRSFITLHQSLTHTDTLQCVINNTHSTASKQIQLVASPQEMTRHSAPVSLAPSAASSPAPSSCSSACYPATVSMSSLNSLPFPTSPGSPHPASLLAPWNSAPAQSVSLVTPAAALSQFVLPGTVSCVSTPKPALKTPKKATRSPRPQPSPKPPGPSTPAPPSPNPSGPLLCSPEERLEATP